A genomic segment from Amphiprion ocellaris isolate individual 3 ecotype Okinawa chromosome 17, ASM2253959v1, whole genome shotgun sequence encodes:
- the rph3aa gene encoding rabphilin-3A — MNMSGGAPGDELTDEEKEIINGVLARAAMMEAMEQQRIERLSSRLDNIKKTACGDGQSRCLLCGEAFGPQGVTAVLCVQCKKHMCSKCGIRSNSRTSPMWLCRICNEQLEVQKRSGAWFFKGRGQQSLPAPLQLSRPRQSSTDSTESGPGGNDGSLGLAAHHQEHELSAEPQQQQSCGSEQWEQTARTTAANCNETQSRPAAVMKTETQVLASKLPRANSQQVAPTSDVVNKLPEKEEPMSRTAVEEKRQPVVSSSVASHIPAARINPPVNPPANNPTPPRPTQDRTEDEDNEYDSDDATTLGSLEFSLLYEQENHALHCSIVKAKGLKPMDSNGLADPYVKLHLLPGASKSNKLRTKTLKNTLNPVWNETLVYHGITDDEMSRKTLRLSVSDEDKFGHNEFIGETRVALKKLKFNQKKNFNVCLERVIPVKKSVGGSVRGMALYEDDLQEGEDSEERGRILVSLMYSSQKSHLIVGVVRCAHLAAMDSNGYSDPFVKVCLKPDMGKKAKNKTQIKKKTLNPEFNEEFSYEIKHAELAKKTLDISVWDYDMGKSNDFIGGCQLGIQAKGECLKHWYECLKNKDKKIERWHVLLNDNTVQFED; from the exons ATGAACATGTCCGGCGGTGCCCCGGGGGACGAGCTCACGGATGAGGAGAAGGAGATCATCAATGGCGTGCTGGCTCGGGCTGCCATGATGGAGGCCATGGAGCAGCAGAGGATCGA GCGTCTTTCCAGTCGCCTGGATAATATCAAGAAGACGGCGTGTGGTGACGGACAGTCGCGTTGTCTGCTGTGTGGGGAGGCCTTCGGACCACAGGGAGTCACAGCTGTCCTGTGTGTCCAGTGCAAAAAA CACATGTGTTCTAAATGTGGGATCAGGAGCAACAGCAGGACGAGTCCGATGTGGCTGTGCAGGATCTGCAACGAGCAGCTCGAG GTGCAGAAGCGTTCAGGAGCTTGGTTCTTTAAGGGAAGAGGCCAGCAGAGTCTTCCAGCTCCTCTGCAGCTATCCAGACCCAGACAGTCCAGCACAGACAGCACAGAGTCTGGTCCTGGAGGAAACGATGGATCTCTGGGGCTTGCAGCACATCATCAGGAGCATG AGCTCAGTGCagagccacagcagcagcagtcctgTGGATCAGAACAATGGGAGCAGACAGCAAGAACAACAGCTGCCAACTGTAATGAGACTCAGTCCCGTCCAGCAGCTGTAATGAAGACGGAGACACAAGTGTTAGCCTCCAAACTGCCTCGGGCAAACTCGCAGCAAGTGGCCCCCACCTCAG ATGTGGTAAACAAGCTCCCAGAGAAGGAAGAGCCAATGTCTCGGAcagctgtggaggaaaaaagacaaCCGGTTGTCTCCAGCTCTGTTGCATCTCATATTCCTGCAGCCAGAATTAATCCACCTGTAAACCCACCTGCCAACAACCCCACCCCCCCGAGACCCACACAGGATCGAACAGAGGACGAAGACAATGAATACGACTCAGATGACGCCA CTACTCTGGGATCGCTGGAGTTCAGTCTCCTCTATGAACAGGAGAACCACGCCCTACACTGCAGTATAGTTAAAGCTAAG GGTTTGAAGCCGATGGACTCAAATGGACTTGCAGACCCATATGTTAAACTGCACCTGTTACCTGGAGCCAGTAAG TCCAACAAACTTCGCACCAAGACACTGAAAAACACCCTGAATCCAGTGTGGAACGAGACTCTGGTCTACCATGGCATCACGGATGATGAAATGTCACGCAAAACTCTCCG GCTGTCAGTGAGTGATGAGGACAAGTTTGGACACAATGAATTCATTGGAGAGACACGAGTGGCCCTGAAGAAATTGAAATTCAACCAGAAGAAGAACTTCAATGTTTGTTTGGAGAGAGTGATCCCG GTGAAAAAGTCTGTGGGAGGATCAGTCCGTGGCATGGCTCTCTATGAGGATGAC cttcaAGAAGGCGAGGACTCGGAGGAGAGGGGTCGTATCCTGGTATCACTGATGTACAGCAGCCAGAAGAGTCATCTCATAGTGGGCGTGGTCCGCTGTGCACACTTGGCTGCCATGGACTCCAACGGATACTCAGACCCGTTTGTTAAAGT ATGTCTGAAGCCAGACATGGGAAAGAAagctaaaaacaagacacaaatcaaAAAGAAGACCCTCAACCCAGAGTTTAACGAG GAGTTCAGTTATGAGATAAAGCATGCTGAGCTTGCCAAGAAAACCCTTGACATCTCAGTTTGGGACTATGACATGGGGAAATCCAATGATTTCATTG